Proteins from a single region of Ziziphus jujuba cultivar Dongzao chromosome 1, ASM3175591v1:
- the LOC107425292 gene encoding glyoxysomal processing protease, glyoxysomal isoform X2 codes for MGLPENVNFARNFAVMVRVQGPDPKGLKMRKHAFHQYHSGKTTLSASGMLLPDTLYDSAIAKHLLGERDRSPVLVVTVASIIEPFLAQQQKESISQGRPELITGVQIDIMSEDNMRLEKDSQDFDEGAPPWHAMQLLKLVDISFTCICLGSLEHGWEVGWSLASQNNAPQSFVDVIQSQVHMAEADSLSHMSKSTTRIAVLGASLFSKDVPNINISPSNKRGDFLLAVGSPFGVLSPLHFFNSISVGSIANCYPSSSLLMADIRCLPGTEGGPVFGEQAQLIGILIRPLRQKITGAEIQLVIPWEAIASACSDLLQKEPNAEKGIYYDKEKLTAVGKGFLPKSIGPNGPDTSNHNHLTSFCSSPLPVEKAMVSICLITIDDGIWASGVLLNNEGLLLTNAHLLEPWRFGKRAENDGRYGTNTEINSFPYEESTSLEKKRIGKREKSQVLPKTVQTAVSFVGNKLSSSYRGLRNIRVRLDHMDPWIWCNARVVYVCKGPLDVALLQLEYVPEQLSPIMVDLACPPLGSKAHVIGHGLFGPRCGLFPSVCSGVVAKVVKAKIPFSYQLGKVGSTQEHLPVMLETTAAVHPGGSGGAVVNLNGHMIGLVTSNARHGGGTVIPHLNFSIPCSALLPIFMFSKDMQDLSLLQVLDQTNKHLSSVWALMPPLSPKPPPLPNLPQALLEDENRDGKGSRFAKFIAERQKFTKPVQLSKAAKQFNEILRSKL; via the exons ATGGGGTTGCCGGAAAACGTCAATTTCGCTCGGAATTTTGCAGTCATGGTCAGAGTCCAAGGCCCT GACCCGAAGGGCCTCAAAATGCGAAAACACGCTTTCCACCAATACCA CTCTGGGAAGACGACGCTATCAGCATCCGGAATGTTATTGCCTGATACCCTTTACGACTCTGCCATTGCTAAGCATCTTCTCGGTGAAAGAGATCGATCTCCTGTATTGGTTGTAACTGTTGCATCCATTATTGAACCATTTCTCGCTCAGCAACAGAAAGAGAGCATTTCCCAG GGCCGGCCCGAGTTGATTACTGGTGTTCAAATTGATATTATGTCAGAG GATAACATGAGGTTGGAGAAGGACTCGCAAGATTTTGATGAAGGAGCTCCTCCTTGGCATGCCATGCAACTTCTAAAACTGGTAGACATTTCATTTACTTGTATTTGTTTAG GCTCCCTTGAGCATGGATGGGAGGTTGGATGGTCTTTGGCTTCACAAAATAATGCTCCTCAGTCTTTTGTAGATGTTATTCAGTCACAG GTGCATATGGCAGAAGCCGACAGTTTAAGTCATATGAGCAAGTCAACAACTAGAATTGCCGTTCTCGGAGCCTCTTTATTTTCCAAG GATGTGCCAAACATCAATATATCACCCTCCAATAAAAGAGGGGATTTTCTTCTGGCTGTAGGTTCTCCTTTTGGTGTTCTGTCACCTTTGCACTTCTTTAACAG TATATCAGTGGGATCAATTGCGAACTGCTATCCATCTAGTTCATTGCTGATGGCTGACATTCGCTGTCTTCCTG GAACTGAAGGTGGTCCAGTTTTTGGTGAACAGGCACAACTTATTGGTATCTTGATCAGACCATTGAGGCAGAAGATTACTGGTGCAGAAATTCAG CTGGTGATTCCGTGGGAAGCCATTGCAAGTGCTTGCAGTGACTTGCTGCAGAAGGAGCCTAATGCAGAAAAAGGGATTTATTATGACAAGGAAAAATTAACTGCTGTAGGGAAGGGATTTTTACCAAAAAGCATTGGCCCCAATGGACCTGATACCTCCAATCATAATCACCTAACTTCTTTTTGCTCCTCCCCTTTACCAGTTGAGAAGGCCATGGTTTCTATTTGTCTTATTACCATTGATGATGGAATATGGGCTTCTGGCGTTTTGCTTAACAATGAAGGCCTTTTACTTACAAATGCTCACCTGTTGGAACCCTGGAGATTTGGGAAAAGAGCGGAAAATGATGGAAGGTACGGAACCAATACGGAGATAAATTCCTTTCCATATGAGGAATCTACATCCCtggagaaaaaaagaattggtAAGAGGGAGAAAAGTCAAGTGTTACCAAAGACTGTACAGACTGCAGTTTCTTTTGTGGGCAATAAACTAAGTTCATCTTACAGAGGTCTCAGAAATATACGTGTTCGCCTAGATCACATGGATCCTTGGATTTGGTGTAATGCTAGAGTAGTCTATGTTTGCAAAGGACCTCTGGATGTTGCCCTACTGCAGCTTGAGTATGTTCCAGAGCAGCTTTCTCCAATCATGGTGGATCTTGCATGTCCACCTTTAGGGTCCAAGGCACATGTTATTGGGCATGGCCTATTTGGACCTAGATGCG GCCTTTTTCCATCAGTTTGCTCCGGTGTAGTAGCAAAAGTGGTCAAAGCAAAGATTCCTTTTTCCTACCAACTCGGTAAAGTTGGAAGTACTCAAGAACACTTACCCGTGATGCTTGAAACAACAGCTGCTGTCCATCCAGGTGGTAGTGGTGGTGCTGTTGTCAATTTAAATGGTCATATGATTGGACTTGTTACAAG CAATGCTAGGCATGGGGGAGGTACAGTAATTCCACATCTGAACTTCAGCATTCCCTGTTCTGCTTTGCTGCCCATCTTCATGTTCTCGAAAG ACATGCAAGATCTTTCATTACTACAAGTTCTTGACCAGACAAACAAACACCTTTCTTCGGTATGGGCATTGATGCCACCACTATCTCCGAAACCCCCTCCTTTGCCAAATCTACCGCAGGCACTGCTGGAAGATGAAAACAGAGATGGGAAAGGatcccgttttgccaaatttataGCTGAAAGACAGAAGTTCACAAAGCCTGTCCAACTTAGCAAGGCAGCAAAGCAGTTTAATGAGATTCTTCGTAGCAAGTTATGA
- the LOC107425292 gene encoding glyoxysomal processing protease, glyoxysomal isoform X1, with translation MGLPENVNFARNFAVMVRVQGPDPKGLKMRKHAFHQYHSGKTTLSASGMLLPDTLYDSAIAKHLLGERDRSPVLVVTVASIIEPFLAQQQKESISQGRPELITGVQIDIMSEDNMRLEKDSQDFDEGAPPWHAMQLLKLIDVPASSLVLQSLIEASVGSLEHGWEVGWSLASQNNAPQSFVDVIQSQVHMAEADSLSHMSKSTTRIAVLGASLFSKDVPNINISPSNKRGDFLLAVGSPFGVLSPLHFFNSISVGSIANCYPSSSLLMADIRCLPGTEGGPVFGEQAQLIGILIRPLRQKITGAEIQLVIPWEAIASACSDLLQKEPNAEKGIYYDKEKLTAVGKGFLPKSIGPNGPDTSNHNHLTSFCSSPLPVEKAMVSICLITIDDGIWASGVLLNNEGLLLTNAHLLEPWRFGKRAENDGRYGTNTEINSFPYEESTSLEKKRIGKREKSQVLPKTVQTAVSFVGNKLSSSYRGLRNIRVRLDHMDPWIWCNARVVYVCKGPLDVALLQLEYVPEQLSPIMVDLACPPLGSKAHVIGHGLFGPRCGLFPSVCSGVVAKVVKAKIPFSYQLGKVGSTQEHLPVMLETTAAVHPGGSGGAVVNLNGHMIGLVTSNARHGGGTVIPHLNFSIPCSALLPIFMFSKDMQDLSLLQVLDQTNKHLSSVWALMPPLSPKPPPLPNLPQALLEDENRDGKGSRFAKFIAERQKFTKPVQLSKAAKQFNEILRSKL, from the exons ATGGGGTTGCCGGAAAACGTCAATTTCGCTCGGAATTTTGCAGTCATGGTCAGAGTCCAAGGCCCT GACCCGAAGGGCCTCAAAATGCGAAAACACGCTTTCCACCAATACCA CTCTGGGAAGACGACGCTATCAGCATCCGGAATGTTATTGCCTGATACCCTTTACGACTCTGCCATTGCTAAGCATCTTCTCGGTGAAAGAGATCGATCTCCTGTATTGGTTGTAACTGTTGCATCCATTATTGAACCATTTCTCGCTCAGCAACAGAAAGAGAGCATTTCCCAG GGCCGGCCCGAGTTGATTACTGGTGTTCAAATTGATATTATGTCAGAG GATAACATGAGGTTGGAGAAGGACTCGCAAGATTTTGATGAAGGAGCTCCTCCTTGGCATGCCATGCAACTTCTAAAACTG ATTGATGTTCCTGCATCCTCCCTTGTACTCCAATCTCTTATTGAAGCTTCTGTAGGCTCCCTTGAGCATGGATGGGAGGTTGGATGGTCTTTGGCTTCACAAAATAATGCTCCTCAGTCTTTTGTAGATGTTATTCAGTCACAG GTGCATATGGCAGAAGCCGACAGTTTAAGTCATATGAGCAAGTCAACAACTAGAATTGCCGTTCTCGGAGCCTCTTTATTTTCCAAG GATGTGCCAAACATCAATATATCACCCTCCAATAAAAGAGGGGATTTTCTTCTGGCTGTAGGTTCTCCTTTTGGTGTTCTGTCACCTTTGCACTTCTTTAACAG TATATCAGTGGGATCAATTGCGAACTGCTATCCATCTAGTTCATTGCTGATGGCTGACATTCGCTGTCTTCCTG GAACTGAAGGTGGTCCAGTTTTTGGTGAACAGGCACAACTTATTGGTATCTTGATCAGACCATTGAGGCAGAAGATTACTGGTGCAGAAATTCAG CTGGTGATTCCGTGGGAAGCCATTGCAAGTGCTTGCAGTGACTTGCTGCAGAAGGAGCCTAATGCAGAAAAAGGGATTTATTATGACAAGGAAAAATTAACTGCTGTAGGGAAGGGATTTTTACCAAAAAGCATTGGCCCCAATGGACCTGATACCTCCAATCATAATCACCTAACTTCTTTTTGCTCCTCCCCTTTACCAGTTGAGAAGGCCATGGTTTCTATTTGTCTTATTACCATTGATGATGGAATATGGGCTTCTGGCGTTTTGCTTAACAATGAAGGCCTTTTACTTACAAATGCTCACCTGTTGGAACCCTGGAGATTTGGGAAAAGAGCGGAAAATGATGGAAGGTACGGAACCAATACGGAGATAAATTCCTTTCCATATGAGGAATCTACATCCCtggagaaaaaaagaattggtAAGAGGGAGAAAAGTCAAGTGTTACCAAAGACTGTACAGACTGCAGTTTCTTTTGTGGGCAATAAACTAAGTTCATCTTACAGAGGTCTCAGAAATATACGTGTTCGCCTAGATCACATGGATCCTTGGATTTGGTGTAATGCTAGAGTAGTCTATGTTTGCAAAGGACCTCTGGATGTTGCCCTACTGCAGCTTGAGTATGTTCCAGAGCAGCTTTCTCCAATCATGGTGGATCTTGCATGTCCACCTTTAGGGTCCAAGGCACATGTTATTGGGCATGGCCTATTTGGACCTAGATGCG GCCTTTTTCCATCAGTTTGCTCCGGTGTAGTAGCAAAAGTGGTCAAAGCAAAGATTCCTTTTTCCTACCAACTCGGTAAAGTTGGAAGTACTCAAGAACACTTACCCGTGATGCTTGAAACAACAGCTGCTGTCCATCCAGGTGGTAGTGGTGGTGCTGTTGTCAATTTAAATGGTCATATGATTGGACTTGTTACAAG CAATGCTAGGCATGGGGGAGGTACAGTAATTCCACATCTGAACTTCAGCATTCCCTGTTCTGCTTTGCTGCCCATCTTCATGTTCTCGAAAG ACATGCAAGATCTTTCATTACTACAAGTTCTTGACCAGACAAACAAACACCTTTCTTCGGTATGGGCATTGATGCCACCACTATCTCCGAAACCCCCTCCTTTGCCAAATCTACCGCAGGCACTGCTGGAAGATGAAAACAGAGATGGGAAAGGatcccgttttgccaaatttataGCTGAAAGACAGAAGTTCACAAAGCCTGTCCAACTTAGCAAGGCAGCAAAGCAGTTTAATGAGATTCTTCGTAGCAAGTTATGA
- the LOC107425292 gene encoding glyoxysomal processing protease, glyoxysomal isoform X3, which translates to MRKHAFHQYHSGKTTLSASGMLLPDTLYDSAIAKHLLGERDRSPVLVVTVASIIEPFLAQQQKESISQGRPELITGVQIDIMSEDNMRLEKDSQDFDEGAPPWHAMQLLKLIDVPASSLVLQSLIEASVGSLEHGWEVGWSLASQNNAPQSFVDVIQSQVHMAEADSLSHMSKSTTRIAVLGASLFSKDVPNINISPSNKRGDFLLAVGSPFGVLSPLHFFNSISVGSIANCYPSSSLLMADIRCLPGTEGGPVFGEQAQLIGILIRPLRQKITGAEIQLVIPWEAIASACSDLLQKEPNAEKGIYYDKEKLTAVGKGFLPKSIGPNGPDTSNHNHLTSFCSSPLPVEKAMVSICLITIDDGIWASGVLLNNEGLLLTNAHLLEPWRFGKRAENDGRYGTNTEINSFPYEESTSLEKKRIGKREKSQVLPKTVQTAVSFVGNKLSSSYRGLRNIRVRLDHMDPWIWCNARVVYVCKGPLDVALLQLEYVPEQLSPIMVDLACPPLGSKAHVIGHGLFGPRCGLFPSVCSGVVAKVVKAKIPFSYQLGKVGSTQEHLPVMLETTAAVHPGGSGGAVVNLNGHMIGLVTSNARHGGGTVIPHLNFSIPCSALLPIFMFSKDMQDLSLLQVLDQTNKHLSSVWALMPPLSPKPPPLPNLPQALLEDENRDGKGSRFAKFIAERQKFTKPVQLSKAAKQFNEILRSKL; encoded by the exons ATGCGAAAACACGCTTTCCACCAATACCA CTCTGGGAAGACGACGCTATCAGCATCCGGAATGTTATTGCCTGATACCCTTTACGACTCTGCCATTGCTAAGCATCTTCTCGGTGAAAGAGATCGATCTCCTGTATTGGTTGTAACTGTTGCATCCATTATTGAACCATTTCTCGCTCAGCAACAGAAAGAGAGCATTTCCCAG GGCCGGCCCGAGTTGATTACTGGTGTTCAAATTGATATTATGTCAGAG GATAACATGAGGTTGGAGAAGGACTCGCAAGATTTTGATGAAGGAGCTCCTCCTTGGCATGCCATGCAACTTCTAAAACTG ATTGATGTTCCTGCATCCTCCCTTGTACTCCAATCTCTTATTGAAGCTTCTGTAGGCTCCCTTGAGCATGGATGGGAGGTTGGATGGTCTTTGGCTTCACAAAATAATGCTCCTCAGTCTTTTGTAGATGTTATTCAGTCACAG GTGCATATGGCAGAAGCCGACAGTTTAAGTCATATGAGCAAGTCAACAACTAGAATTGCCGTTCTCGGAGCCTCTTTATTTTCCAAG GATGTGCCAAACATCAATATATCACCCTCCAATAAAAGAGGGGATTTTCTTCTGGCTGTAGGTTCTCCTTTTGGTGTTCTGTCACCTTTGCACTTCTTTAACAG TATATCAGTGGGATCAATTGCGAACTGCTATCCATCTAGTTCATTGCTGATGGCTGACATTCGCTGTCTTCCTG GAACTGAAGGTGGTCCAGTTTTTGGTGAACAGGCACAACTTATTGGTATCTTGATCAGACCATTGAGGCAGAAGATTACTGGTGCAGAAATTCAG CTGGTGATTCCGTGGGAAGCCATTGCAAGTGCTTGCAGTGACTTGCTGCAGAAGGAGCCTAATGCAGAAAAAGGGATTTATTATGACAAGGAAAAATTAACTGCTGTAGGGAAGGGATTTTTACCAAAAAGCATTGGCCCCAATGGACCTGATACCTCCAATCATAATCACCTAACTTCTTTTTGCTCCTCCCCTTTACCAGTTGAGAAGGCCATGGTTTCTATTTGTCTTATTACCATTGATGATGGAATATGGGCTTCTGGCGTTTTGCTTAACAATGAAGGCCTTTTACTTACAAATGCTCACCTGTTGGAACCCTGGAGATTTGGGAAAAGAGCGGAAAATGATGGAAGGTACGGAACCAATACGGAGATAAATTCCTTTCCATATGAGGAATCTACATCCCtggagaaaaaaagaattggtAAGAGGGAGAAAAGTCAAGTGTTACCAAAGACTGTACAGACTGCAGTTTCTTTTGTGGGCAATAAACTAAGTTCATCTTACAGAGGTCTCAGAAATATACGTGTTCGCCTAGATCACATGGATCCTTGGATTTGGTGTAATGCTAGAGTAGTCTATGTTTGCAAAGGACCTCTGGATGTTGCCCTACTGCAGCTTGAGTATGTTCCAGAGCAGCTTTCTCCAATCATGGTGGATCTTGCATGTCCACCTTTAGGGTCCAAGGCACATGTTATTGGGCATGGCCTATTTGGACCTAGATGCG GCCTTTTTCCATCAGTTTGCTCCGGTGTAGTAGCAAAAGTGGTCAAAGCAAAGATTCCTTTTTCCTACCAACTCGGTAAAGTTGGAAGTACTCAAGAACACTTACCCGTGATGCTTGAAACAACAGCTGCTGTCCATCCAGGTGGTAGTGGTGGTGCTGTTGTCAATTTAAATGGTCATATGATTGGACTTGTTACAAG CAATGCTAGGCATGGGGGAGGTACAGTAATTCCACATCTGAACTTCAGCATTCCCTGTTCTGCTTTGCTGCCCATCTTCATGTTCTCGAAAG ACATGCAAGATCTTTCATTACTACAAGTTCTTGACCAGACAAACAAACACCTTTCTTCGGTATGGGCATTGATGCCACCACTATCTCCGAAACCCCCTCCTTTGCCAAATCTACCGCAGGCACTGCTGGAAGATGAAAACAGAGATGGGAAAGGatcccgttttgccaaatttataGCTGAAAGACAGAAGTTCACAAAGCCTGTCCAACTTAGCAAGGCAGCAAAGCAGTTTAATGAGATTCTTCGTAGCAAGTTATGA
- the LOC107425269 gene encoding putative E3 ubiquitin-protein ligase RING1a isoform X1, which translates to MPAQKRSHDALEDDPIQNNHENGHEQPEDDEESDRSPSSSNGDRDEYIMVKLAEIRKEVQCPICLGIIRKTRTVMECLHRFCRECIDKSMRLGNNECPACRTHCASRRSLRDDPNYDSLIAALYPDIDKYEEEELAFHEEEKARNKQIQASIAQTLRRQSEALGRKKTTAKATAAAFMRRSQGNYRNSHLRGRRNYRNAADNQGSDDNEDENGNDGGKDSSSADERTETRSKRCKRWGGARYSQPSATVGSDGGGDENDSEANKESLGMTMGLVGSSERLAWGKGGMRSHTRYGGSSGGNGKNARNSRLSKLMDYLRNSEENELDVHLMLVSIDEQRIPSLQRPYLCCRPTLSVRHLCQYVAHQTKLQDNEVEIYLLKELHAKFSPSTSMSVPIPKPSVLECKEKLRALNEQETLAELKAYSSTRGHLLLAYEKKWSSNWYC; encoded by the exons ATGCCGGCACAGAAGCGGTCGCACGATGCTTTGGAAGATGATCCTATACAAAACAACCACGAAAACGGCCATGAACAGCCGGAAGACGACGAGG AATCCGATCGAAGCCCTTCGTCGAGCAATGGAGACAGAGACGA atatatcATGGTGAAGTTGGCAGAGATACGCAAGGAAGTTCAGTGTCCTATCTGCTTAG GGATCATTCGAAAAACAAGAACAGTGATGGAATGCCTTCACCGCTTCTGTAGGGAATGCATAGACAAATCTATGCGCCTGGG GAATAATGAGTGCCCTGCTTGCCGCACACACTGTGCTAGTCGTCGCTCTTTGAGAGATGATCCAAACTATGATTCCTTAATTGCAGCTTTGTATCCAGATATTGACAAGTATGAGGAAGAG GAATTAGCTTTCCATGAAGAGGAGAAGGCTCGCAATAAGCAG ATCCAAGCTTCCATTGCCCAGACTTTACGGCGACAATCGGAAGCCCTTGGCAGGAAAAAAACAACTGCCAAAGCCACAGCAGCTGCATTTATGAGGAGATCGCAGGGTAACTATCGTAATTCTCATTTGAGGGGAAGAAGAAACTACCGAAATGCTGCTGACAATCAAGGGTCTGATGACAATGAGGATGAAAATGGTAATGATGGAGGCAAAGATTCATCTTCTGCGGATGAGCGCACGGAAACTAGATCAAAAAGATGCAAGAGATGGGGAGGAGCTCGATATTCTCAACCTTCAGCAACTGTTGGTTCAGATGGCGGAGGTGATGAAAATGATTCTGAAGCTAACAAGGAAAGCCTGGGCATGACTATGGGGCTTGTTGGCAGCTCGGAGAGGCTTGCCTGGGGCAAAGGTGGTATGCGGAGTCACACACGGTATGGCGGTTCCAGTGGTGGCAATGGTAAGAATGCCAGGAACAGCCGCCTCTCAAAGTTAATGGATTATCTTCGAAACTCTGAAGAAAATGAG tTGGATGTACACCTCATGCTTGTTTCTATCGATGAACAAAGAATTCCAAGTTTGCAGCGGCCATATCTTTGCTGCAGGCCTACTTTGTCAGTTAGGCATCTCTGTCAG TATGTTGCTCACCAAACCAAATTGCAAGACAATGAAGTTGAGATATACTTGTTAAAAGAGCTCCATGCCAAATTCAGTCCTTCAACCTCCATGAGTGTTCCAATTCCTAAGCCTAGTGTATTAGAGTGTAAAGAAAAGTTGCGAGCTTTAAATGAGCAAGAAACTTTGGCAGAACTTAAAGCATACAGTTCTACTCGTGGACATCTA CTTCTGGCCTATGAGAAGAAGTGGAGCTCAAACTGGTACTGTTGA
- the LOC107425269 gene encoding putative E3 ubiquitin-protein ligase RING1a isoform X2 — protein MPAQKRSHDALEDDPIQNNHENGHEQPEDDEESDRSPSSSNGDRDEYIMVKLAEIRKEVQCPICLGIIRKTRTVMECLHRFCRECIDKSMRLGNNECPACRTHCASRRSLRDDPNYDSLIAALYPDIDKYEEEIQASIAQTLRRQSEALGRKKTTAKATAAAFMRRSQGNYRNSHLRGRRNYRNAADNQGSDDNEDENGNDGGKDSSSADERTETRSKRCKRWGGARYSQPSATVGSDGGGDENDSEANKESLGMTMGLVGSSERLAWGKGGMRSHTRYGGSSGGNGKNARNSRLSKLMDYLRNSEENELDVHLMLVSIDEQRIPSLQRPYLCCRPTLSVRHLCQYVAHQTKLQDNEVEIYLLKELHAKFSPSTSMSVPIPKPSVLECKEKLRALNEQETLAELKAYSSTRGHLLLAYEKKWSSNWYC, from the exons ATGCCGGCACAGAAGCGGTCGCACGATGCTTTGGAAGATGATCCTATACAAAACAACCACGAAAACGGCCATGAACAGCCGGAAGACGACGAGG AATCCGATCGAAGCCCTTCGTCGAGCAATGGAGACAGAGACGA atatatcATGGTGAAGTTGGCAGAGATACGCAAGGAAGTTCAGTGTCCTATCTGCTTAG GGATCATTCGAAAAACAAGAACAGTGATGGAATGCCTTCACCGCTTCTGTAGGGAATGCATAGACAAATCTATGCGCCTGGG GAATAATGAGTGCCCTGCTTGCCGCACACACTGTGCTAGTCGTCGCTCTTTGAGAGATGATCCAAACTATGATTCCTTAATTGCAGCTTTGTATCCAGATATTGACAAGTATGAGGAAGAG ATCCAAGCTTCCATTGCCCAGACTTTACGGCGACAATCGGAAGCCCTTGGCAGGAAAAAAACAACTGCCAAAGCCACAGCAGCTGCATTTATGAGGAGATCGCAGGGTAACTATCGTAATTCTCATTTGAGGGGAAGAAGAAACTACCGAAATGCTGCTGACAATCAAGGGTCTGATGACAATGAGGATGAAAATGGTAATGATGGAGGCAAAGATTCATCTTCTGCGGATGAGCGCACGGAAACTAGATCAAAAAGATGCAAGAGATGGGGAGGAGCTCGATATTCTCAACCTTCAGCAACTGTTGGTTCAGATGGCGGAGGTGATGAAAATGATTCTGAAGCTAACAAGGAAAGCCTGGGCATGACTATGGGGCTTGTTGGCAGCTCGGAGAGGCTTGCCTGGGGCAAAGGTGGTATGCGGAGTCACACACGGTATGGCGGTTCCAGTGGTGGCAATGGTAAGAATGCCAGGAACAGCCGCCTCTCAAAGTTAATGGATTATCTTCGAAACTCTGAAGAAAATGAG tTGGATGTACACCTCATGCTTGTTTCTATCGATGAACAAAGAATTCCAAGTTTGCAGCGGCCATATCTTTGCTGCAGGCCTACTTTGTCAGTTAGGCATCTCTGTCAG TATGTTGCTCACCAAACCAAATTGCAAGACAATGAAGTTGAGATATACTTGTTAAAAGAGCTCCATGCCAAATTCAGTCCTTCAACCTCCATGAGTGTTCCAATTCCTAAGCCTAGTGTATTAGAGTGTAAAGAAAAGTTGCGAGCTTTAAATGAGCAAGAAACTTTGGCAGAACTTAAAGCATACAGTTCTACTCGTGGACATCTA CTTCTGGCCTATGAGAAGAAGTGGAGCTCAAACTGGTACTGTTGA
- the LOC125419656 gene encoding auxin-repressed 12.5 kDa protein, which yields MVLLEKLWDDVLAGPQPDRGLGKLRKLSTKPLPLNMKDGEGAEGSKYQRSMSMPASPGTPSTPLTPGTPSQKDNVWRSVFNPGRNLATRSIGAQVFDKPEPNSPTVYDWLYSGETRSKHQ from the exons atggTTCTGCTTGAGAAACTGTGGGATGATGTTTTAGCTGGACCTCAACCTGATCGTGGCCTTGGCAAGCTCAGGAAGCTCTCCACTAAGCCCTTGCCCTTGAATATGAAAG ATGGTGAAGGAGCCGAGGGTAGCAAATACCAGAGGTCGATGTCGATGCCGGCGAGCCCAGGAACACCGTCGACCCCTTTGACTCCGGGAACACCGTCTCAGAAAGACAACGTCTGGAGGAGTGTCTTCAACCCTGGTCGAAACCTCGCCACCAGGTCCATTGGCGCCCAAGTCTTTGACAAGCCTGAACCCAATTCTCCCACTGTCTATGACTG GCTCTACAGTGGCGAGACCAGGAGCAAGCATCAGTGA